GGCCCTCGCGGCACACTCGCTGCGCTGGCACCTGGTGGGGCATCTGCAGACCAACAAGGTCAAACTGGTGGTGGGAAACTTTTCCCTGGTCCATTCGGTGGATTCCTGGCGGCTCGCAGAGGCGTTGAGTCACGAAGCGCTCGTACGAGGACTCGTTCAACCCGTCTTGTTTCAGGTCAACGTATCCGGAGAGCCGAGCAAGTATGGATTCCCACCGCAGGAGGCGCCAGCGGTCGCAGAACGTGCGTTCGAACGACTGCCTGGTCTGGAGGTTCAGGGTTTCATGACCATGGCCCCTCAGGCAGCCGACGCGGAACTCGCCAGGCCCTGGTTCCAGTCGCTGAAGGGGCTGTTCGACCGGGTCGCCTGTCACGGGCCAAGTCACTTCCAACACCTTTCTATGGGGATGTCACAGGACTATCGAGTCGCCATCGAAGAGGGCGCCACCCTGATCCGAGTGGGGAGCGCGTTGTTTCGGGGTGAGGCTGCGCAACGCGGAACGATGAACCAGTAAGAACAGCCTCTCGGTGGTAGAGGCTTGCTCGATAAATTGGGAACACGAAGGAGGAATTCGATGGGCGCCGGGTTTTTGTCGAACTTACAGAAAATGGTCGGGTTCGATCCCGAGGACGACGACGTGTATGACGAGGCGCCCTACGAGGAGGCCGCGGCACAGCAAGAAAAGGCACGCCAGAAGGCCATTCACGCGACGCCCTTGACGCCGCCCCCGGCCCCGATGCCGTCCGGACGCAGCAACATCGTGGGTCTGCCCACCACGGCCAACCACGAGGTCGTCGTGATTGAACCTCGCTCGTTCGATGAGGCCCTCGGCATTCTCGACAACCTGCGCTCCCGCAAGGCTGTGATCCTGAATCTGATGGGTCTGGCTCCCGAGCAGAGCCAGCGACTGGTCGACTTCGTCTCCGGGGCCTGCCATGCGCTGGACGGCCACCAGGACAAGATTGGCGAATCCATCTTCCTGTTCACGCCTTCCAATGTGGTCATCAACACCTTCCAGTCCGAGCGGGATTGGATGGGCAACAACCAGCAGCCGAAGGACCTCTTCTGGCGCGTCCGCTGAACGCTCCCTGTCCGATTCAGGAGATGCCGGCCCGCAAGGGCCGGCAGTTTGCATGATGATTCAGATGGCTCTGATCGGCGGGGGTGCCATGGGCGAGGCGCTCGTGCGCGGGGTGCTGGCCAAGGGCCTGTACGCGGCGGGTGAAATCCTCATCAGTGACCCGCTCGAGTCCCGTCGCGACTATCTCGCCAGTGAATTCGGCATCGCCGTGACGGCCAACAATCGGGCCTGCACCGCAGCCTCGCATGTGCTGCTCGCGGTCAAGCCGAATCAGATGGCCGACGTGCTGGACCCGCTGCGCGATGCCTGGCGTCCCGGGACTCTGGTGACCTCGATCCTGGCAGGCAAAACGCTGGCCGACCTGGGGGCACATCTTCCGGAAGGGGCCGCGATCGTCCGGGTCATGCCCAACACGCCCTCCCTGCTGGGAGAGGGCATGGCGGCCTTGACGGCCAACGGCGCCACCAGTGCGGAACAGAAGGCGCGCGCGGTTCGCCTGTTCGAGGCCGTGGGCGAGGTGGCGGAGCTTCCAGAGTCGTATTTCGACATCGTGACAGGCCTCTCGGGCAGCGGGCCCGCCTATGTGTTCTTGATGATCGAGGCCCTGATCGAGGCGGGGGTGTACAATGGCCTGCCACGTCGTGTGGCGCGGCAACTGGTGCTGCAGACGGTGATCGGGGCCAGCCGCATGGTCAAGGAAACCGGGATGCATCCAGCGGAACTCAAGGAGCAGGTGACCTCGCCAGGGGGCACCACCGCCGCGGGCCTACAGGTCCTTGAGGCGGCCGCCTTGCGCTCCATCCTGATCCAGGCCGTCAAGGCGGCGACGGACCGCTCCAGTGCCCTGTCGGGCGACCTCAAACCCGTGCGCTGAAGGGGAACGCCTCATGGATTTGTTGATTCCAGCTGCCAACGCCATTTTCATCGTCAGCGAAGTGTTGCAGATCATGATCATCGTGCGCGCCTTCCTGACTTTTTTGCCACGCATCGACCCGTATCACCCCGTCGTGCGCTTTCTGGATCAGGTTGTCAGCCCCATCTTGCGCCCATTCCAGGCCTTGATGCCGCCCATGGGAGGCTTCGACCTGTCACCCATTCTGGCCCTCTTCACGATCCAGATCGTGGCCAAATTGCTGGTCAGTCTGCTGCGTGGCCTGGCCCTCTAAGGGCAATCCCCGTCAGTAGCCCGGACGGCGGGCCGCTGCGTTCCGAGCGACGCGATCAGTGGCTCGCCTGCGAGGCCTTGGCCTGGCTTTCCTGCTTCTTCAATTCTTCCGGTGAGAGCATGCCTTCTTGCCAGCTCTGAACTTGATTGCGTCCCCCGGCCTTGCACGCATACAGGGCCGTGTCCGCCCGTTCGAGCAACTCGGCCACGCGTTCGTCGGTCGGCAACAGCGAAGCCACGCCCAGCGAGGCGGTAATTCGGCCCACCGGCTTGCCTTCCAGGTCGACCAGTTCCACCTCGCTGATGGCTTCCCGGATGCGCTCGGCCACGGTGCAGGCCCCCGGCGAGTCGGTGTCGGGGCACAGAATCACAAATTCCTCGCCGCCAAAGCGACAGGGCAGGTCGCTGGCTCGGACCGATTGGGGCAAAATTTTGCCGACGACCTTGAGCACCTCGTCGCCGATGGCATGGCCGTGGGTGTCGTTGAATTTCTTGAAGTGGTCCACATCCAGCATGATCACGGCCATGTTGCGGTGCTGGCGTTTCGACAGCTCGATCTCGCGCGACGATTGATCCTGGAAGAAGCGCCGGTTGTAGAGTCCGGTCAGCACGTCGGTGCTGGCCTCGTGCTCGGCCCGACGGTACATGTCGAGGGCCTTCTCCAGTTCGTCGGCGCGCTGGTTGAGGCGGGTGTAGAGTGTCGCGTTTTCGATCGCGCCGCTCGAGTGGCCCGCGATCGCCCGGAGCAGGTCGAGGTCCCGTTCGCTGAAGGTCGACACCACGGCCTGGCTGTCGACGTACAGCACGCCCAGGTTGCGCCCCTTGGCCTGAAGGGGCACGCACATCAGCGTGCGCAGGTTCAGGGACATGATCGACTTGGACGTCTGAAATTCCTCGTCGGCGAGGGCGTCCACCACCGTGATGGCCTGTCCGGTGGTCAGCACCTTGTCGCAGATCGAACGTGAAATACGCTCCTCCAGCAGGGCCTTGCCATCGCGGTCAAAGGCGGC
The genomic region above belongs to Candidatus Sericytochromatia bacterium and contains:
- a CDS encoding YggS family pyridoxal phosphate-dependent enzyme, which encodes MDDISLNQRIRHLVAQVRHAAERGGRSPDAVRIVAVTKYSPVDILREAQALGLTDFGESKVQDAVPKQRALAAHSLRWHLVGHLQTNKVKLVVGNFSLVHSVDSWRLAEALSHEALVRGLVQPVLFQVNVSGEPSKYGFPPQEAPAVAERAFERLPGLEVQGFMTMAPQAADAELARPWFQSLKGLFDRVACHGPSHFQHLSMGMSQDYRVAIEEGATLIRVGSALFRGEAAQRGTMNQ
- a CDS encoding cell division protein SepF: MGAGFLSNLQKMVGFDPEDDDVYDEAPYEEAAAQQEKARQKAIHATPLTPPPAPMPSGRSNIVGLPTTANHEVVVIEPRSFDEALGILDNLRSRKAVILNLMGLAPEQSQRLVDFVSGACHALDGHQDKIGESIFLFTPSNVVINTFQSERDWMGNNQQPKDLFWRVR
- the proC gene encoding pyrroline-5-carboxylate reductase, with the translated sequence MALIGGGAMGEALVRGVLAKGLYAAGEILISDPLESRRDYLASEFGIAVTANNRACTAASHVLLAVKPNQMADVLDPLRDAWRPGTLVTSILAGKTLADLGAHLPEGAAIVRVMPNTPSLLGEGMAALTANGATSAEQKARAVRLFEAVGEVAELPESYFDIVTGLSGSGPAYVFLMIEALIEAGVYNGLPRRVARQLVLQTVIGASRMVKETGMHPAELKEQVTSPGGTTAAGLQVLEAAALRSILIQAVKAATDRSSALSGDLKPVR
- a CDS encoding YggT family protein, encoding MDLLIPAANAIFIVSEVLQIMIIVRAFLTFLPRIDPYHPVVRFLDQVVSPILRPFQALMPPMGGFDLSPILALFTIQIVAKLLVSLLRGLAL